The genomic window CGACGGCGTCGTCCGGATCGTACCCCGCCGGGAGCCCGCGCGGCCGGCTGAGGACGTAGACCGTATACTCGTCGAGGTATCGCGCGAAGTACGGCGCGAGTCCCCAGCCCGAAAACGACGGATAGGTCCCCGAAAACATCGCGTCGCCGATGCCCGGGAGGACGACGAGCGCTCGCGAACTGCGCCCGGTCCCGGTACGCACGTAGGGGTGAGACCCGGGGAGTTCCCCGGTATCGCTTCGCATCACGCTCGGTTCACGACGGGGTCAGGCGATCCCACAGCGACTTCATGTCCTTCGCCGTCGCCATCGTCTCGAGTTCGCGGAAGGCGGACTTCTCCTCGTCGTAGTTCGACTCGAGGGGCTGTTGCACGTTGTTGCCGAGTTCGAGCTGCTCCCCGATCGTCGTCAGCCCCTCGTAGGCCGTCATCTCGACGCGCTCGGTCATCATCCCCGCGTTCAGGTAGACCATGTTCAGCAGTTCGTCGTCTTCGATTTCAGCCTCGAGTTCGCGCCGGTCCTCCTCGAGACCGTCGAGGATGGCGCAGTCCCGCGCCTCCGCGGGTCGGTCGAGCGCCGCGAAGACGTCCTCGATGCGCTGGACCTGCGTCTGGGTCTCGTCGCGGTGATCGGCGAACCCCTGACTCATCCGGTCGTTGGTCGTGTTGCGGGCCATCTCGTCTAACGTCTCGACGAGTTCCTGTTCGATGTAGTACTGTTGGGCGAGCTTGTGGACGAACAGCTCGTGGAGATCGTTCATTGCCATACGGGTGAACTACCACTGACCAGCCGCTTAGTCGTGGGCCACGAACACGCAGGCGCGTCGCTGACCAGTGATTTTCCGACCGAACATCGACGAAACCGCATATCCTGTTCCACGCGTCTCCGTTCGACTCCGATCAGGCCACGTCGTCCGGCACGTCGAAGTCGTGGAAGTGCTCGCCTTTCTCCTTGCTCAGAATGTCAAGCGCCGCCGACGCACCGTCGCCCGCCGCGATCACGGCCTGCCACTCCTCGTCCCGGACCATCGCGCCCGTCGCGTACAGGTCCTCGATGCTCGTCTCCGTGTCGAGGTCCACGTCGACAGTGCCGTCGTCGGCGAACTCGACCTCGAGGTCCTCGGCCATCGAACGGTCGGCACCGGTCGCGAGTACCAC from Natrinema versiforme includes these protein-coding regions:
- a CDS encoding ferritin-like domain-containing protein codes for the protein MNDLHELFVHKLAQQYYIEQELVETLDEMARNTTNDRMSQGFADHRDETQTQVQRIEDVFAALDRPAEARDCAILDGLEEDRRELEAEIEDDELLNMVYLNAGMMTERVEMTAYEGLTTIGEQLELGNNVQQPLESNYDEEKSAFRELETMATAKDMKSLWDRLTPS